The proteins below are encoded in one region of Apium graveolens cultivar Ventura chromosome 4, ASM990537v1, whole genome shotgun sequence:
- the LOC141716688 gene encoding putative glycosyltransferase At5g25310, whose translation MRMSFEGASAASACEVISVIVLSTLLIVSVLFSSISSSSFSGVRSENRIPVVALQTKLRDHDHAPAAVISTQFNFTLSSPQNHSVIREEDQVEQGLARARASIRRAASSRNLSTVLGSDIIYRNPRAFYRSYLEMERRLKVYVYEEGELPIVHDGPCKDIYTTEGRFIQEIEQGKRSKFRTRDPNLAHLFFMPFSVTWMVKYLYTPYSYNLTPLRDFVSDYIRVISTKHLFWNKTKGADHFMLSCHDWGPHASRGNPLLYNTSIRVLCNANSSEGFNPQKDVSLPEIHLFDGNIPAKLLTPPPPSPPQYLAFFAGGNHGPIRPILLNHWKNRDPILPVFEYLPKGLDYYSFMLTSKYCLCPSGHEVASPRIVEAIYAECVPVILSKNYVLPFSDVLRWEAFSLEVPVSDIPRLKQILSKVPEEKYMKLKQGLRQVRKHFVLNSPATRFDVFHMVLHSVWLRRINVRVDQDA comes from the exons ATGAGGATGAGTTTCGAAGGAGCTTCAGCAGCTTCTGCTTGTGAAGTGATTTCCGTGATTGTACTTTCCACTTTACTCATCGTTTCCGTACTCTTCTCCTCCATTTCGTCGTCGTCGTTCTCTGGTGTTCGATCGGAAAACAGAATTCCGGTTGTGGCGCTTCAGACGAAGTTACGAGATCATGATCATGCTCCGGCAGCTGTAATTTCTACTCAGTTCAATTTTACACTCTCATCTCCTCAAAATCACTCCGTCATT AGAGAAGAAGATCAAGTTGAACAAGGACTGGCTCGAGCTCGGGCTTCGATACGACGCGCTGCTTCGTCTCGTAATCTCTCAACTGTACTCGGCAGTGACATTATCTATCGTAATCCTCGCGCGTTTTATCG GAGTTATCTCGAGATGGAGAGGAGGCTGAAGGTCTACGTATATGAAGAAGGAGAATTGCCAATTGTACATGATGGACCGTGTAAAGATATTTACACAACAGAAGGCAGATTCATACAAGAAATTGAGCAGGGGAAGCGGAGCAAGTTCAGAACAAGAGACCCTAACTTGGCTCACCTTTTCTTCATGCCCTTCAGTGTAACTTGGATGGTGAAATACCTTTACACTCCTTATTCTTATAATCTCACCCCTCTTCGAGACTTTGTTTCTGATTACATCAGAGTAATCTCCACGAAACACCTGTTTTGGAATAAAACTAAGGGAGCTGATCACTTTATGCTCTCCTGTCATGATTGG GGGCCCCATGCCTCAAGAGGCAATCCTCTTCTCTACAACACATCTATCAGAGTCTTATGCAACGCCAACTCCTCTGAAGGCTTCAACCCACAGAAGGATGTCTCCCTCCCGGAAATCCACCTTTTTGATGGCAACATTCCTGCTAAACTCCTCACACCTCCACCACCTTCTCCGCCTCAATACCTAGCCTTCTTCGCTGGAGGCAACCACGGCCCCATCCGCCCCATCCTCCTCAATCACTGGAAAAATCGAGACCCCATCCTCCCCGTCTTTGAGTACCTCCCTAAAGGCCTAGATTACTACTCTTTCATGCTTACCTCCAAGTACTGTTTATGTCCTAGTGGTCATGAAGTGGCCAGTCCAAGAATTGTTGAGGCCATTTACGCTGAATGTGTGCCAGTAATATTGTCGAAAAACTATGTGTTACCATTTAGTGATGTTTTGAGGTGGGAGGCCTTTTCTTTGGAAGTTCCCGTTTCTGATATTCCGAGGCTGAAGCAGATTTTAAGTAAGGTTCCAGAGGAGAAGTACATGAAGTTGAAACAAGGGTTAAGACAGGTGAGGAAACACTTTGTGTTGAACAGTCCAGCTACTAGATTTGACGTGTTTCATATGGTTTTGCACTCCGTCTGGCTCAGGAGGATAAATGTTAGAGTTGATCAAGATGCATAA